In Halobaculum magnesiiphilum, the following proteins share a genomic window:
- a CDS encoding TrkA C-terminal domain-containing protein, whose amino-acid sequence MVDSSLPVQVLLGVYLGLLTGIVPALVAWTLGFTFKYVTGVSIPGFGVVVLSLAIAGVNGGLLALNDETITEATNGTAFLVAIVVILMISMYAHAKGDAMGAALPKRISLSQLTERTLSSEAVDLASGRGRVRVTVAGDVADIEGYPPLPPELRAELRSFEEDFDADLPLSELETAVADRLRSDHDLAEVTVRLDERGRATVAAAPPLAGVSKRVPAGKQAVSVSALLPTGLARGDEVTVVTADRAVDGTVVAAKTDGGGTAKPSKPPATDGGEDAPRPPASPTTTGGDGRLTVAVDRGAATRLLDADVERVVVRSRGTRREFELLSLLRRAGKRFRRLSVRAGGPLDGTSLRGAAVRDEYGVAVLAINDGGRWRLAPGGDTVPAAGADLLAVGTRRDLDRFEREVGA is encoded by the coding sequence ATGGTCGATTCCTCGCTCCCGGTGCAGGTGTTGCTCGGGGTCTATCTGGGCCTGCTCACCGGGATCGTCCCCGCGCTCGTCGCGTGGACGCTCGGGTTCACGTTCAAGTACGTCACCGGCGTCTCGATCCCCGGGTTCGGTGTCGTCGTCCTCTCGCTCGCCATCGCCGGAGTCAACGGCGGACTGCTCGCGCTCAACGACGAGACGATCACGGAGGCGACCAACGGCACCGCGTTCCTGGTCGCGATCGTCGTCATCCTGATGATCTCGATGTACGCCCACGCGAAGGGCGACGCGATGGGGGCGGCGCTTCCCAAGCGGATCAGCCTCAGTCAGCTCACCGAACGGACGCTCTCGTCGGAGGCGGTCGACCTCGCGAGCGGCCGGGGGCGCGTTCGCGTCACCGTCGCCGGCGACGTGGCCGACATCGAGGGGTACCCCCCGCTCCCGCCGGAGCTGCGCGCGGAGCTTCGCTCCTTCGAGGAGGACTTCGACGCGGACCTCCCGCTGTCGGAGCTGGAGACTGCCGTCGCCGACCGCCTCCGGTCGGACCACGACCTCGCCGAGGTGACGGTGCGGCTCGACGAGCGCGGGCGCGCGACCGTCGCCGCCGCGCCCCCGCTGGCGGGCGTCTCGAAGCGCGTCCCCGCCGGCAAGCAGGCGGTTTCGGTGTCGGCGCTGCTGCCGACGGGGCTCGCCCGCGGCGACGAGGTCACCGTCGTGACGGCCGACCGCGCCGTCGACGGCACGGTCGTCGCCGCCAAGACCGACGGCGGCGGGACCGCGAAGCCGTCGAAGCCGCCCGCGACCGACGGGGGGGAGGACGCCCCCCGACCGCCCGCGTCGCCGACGACGACCGGCGGCGACGGGCGGCTCACGGTCGCCGTCGACAGGGGGGCCGCGACGCGGCTGCTCGACGCCGACGTGGAGCGCGTCGTCGTGCGCTCGCGGGGCACGAGACGCGAGTTCGAACTGCTGTCGCTGCTGCGCCGGGCCGGCAAGCGCTTCCGCCGGCTCTCGGTCCGCGCCGGCGGTCCCCTCGACGGGACGAGCCTGCGGGGGGCCGCGGTCCGCGACGAGTACGGCGTCGCCGTGCTCGCTATCAACGACGGCGGCCGGTGGCGGTTGGCGCCCGGCGGCGACACGGTCCCCGCCGCCGGGGCGGACCTCCTCGCCGTCGGGACGCGTCGCGACCTCGACCGGTTCGAACGCGAGGTGGGAGCATGA
- a CDS encoding potassium transporter TrkA: protein MIPGPSGVQTVAAAFAIAVPIQSFVDVFGGLNAPRLVGFAVASFLVAAAGAAAYRWFVNEAVPRGLTTLLGTAVVAVYLNTVGLFETVIPVGGAIVADPFAPATVLRNVVSLLVAAVAAPVGRRAGDRFATSVTAVTGADAVDGELSRFARTVGRIRPLTLPETIVDIDGYDPVDDATKERLAGETMLFPRRLSDEELRERFLARLKTEYEVGHVDAEFDGDRIVHLGVGRRVAGIGPTLDPSACAVAVRADPPNGAGPGDVVQVWRRPEPAPEPTGPESDAQPVPETDAGDNSGAPAEPHSAASTATSSADTPAAAAPADESADTDPASSASPAPPDFERVATAELRSAAGDVVTLAVDGSDAARFDADGEYRLVTLPASPRADREFASVLRAADETMAVVRIEAGSDLEGDAVESVAGAVVAVETAGGEVEPIPPRGRTLSAGETLYLVARPEAIREVERRASAPEA from the coding sequence ATGATCCCGGGCCCGTCCGGCGTTCAGACGGTTGCCGCCGCGTTCGCGATCGCGGTACCCATCCAATCGTTCGTCGACGTGTTCGGCGGGCTGAACGCCCCGCGGCTCGTCGGCTTCGCGGTCGCGTCGTTCCTCGTCGCCGCCGCGGGCGCCGCCGCCTACCGTTGGTTCGTGAACGAGGCGGTCCCGCGGGGACTGACGACGCTGCTCGGGACGGCGGTCGTCGCCGTGTACCTCAACACCGTCGGCCTGTTCGAGACGGTGATCCCCGTCGGCGGCGCGATCGTGGCCGACCCCTTCGCGCCGGCGACTGTCCTCCGGAACGTCGTCAGCCTCCTCGTGGCCGCCGTCGCCGCCCCGGTCGGCAGGCGGGCCGGCGACCGGTTCGCGACGAGCGTGACCGCCGTCACCGGCGCGGACGCGGTCGACGGCGAACTCAGCCGCTTCGCCAGAACCGTGGGACGGATCCGACCGCTCACGCTCCCGGAGACGATCGTCGACATCGACGGCTACGACCCCGTCGACGACGCGACCAAGGAACGCCTCGCCGGCGAGACCATGCTGTTCCCCCGTCGCCTCTCCGACGAGGAACTCCGGGAGCGATTCCTCGCCCGGCTGAAGACTGAGTACGAGGTCGGTCACGTCGACGCCGAGTTCGACGGCGACCGGATCGTCCACCTCGGCGTCGGCCGCCGCGTCGCGGGGATCGGCCCGACGCTCGACCCGAGCGCCTGCGCCGTCGCCGTCCGCGCCGACCCGCCGAACGGCGCGGGTCCCGGGGACGTGGTCCAGGTGTGGCGCCGTCCCGAACCGGCACCAGAGCCCACGGGACCCGAGTCTGACGCGCAACCCGTCCCGGAGACGGACGCGGGCGACAACTCCGGAGCCCCAGCCGAGCCTCATTCCGCGGCTTCCACGGCGACCAGTTCCGCCGACACGCCCGCCGCCGCCGCCCCCGCGGACGAATCCGCCGACACCGATCCCGCATCGTCCGCGTCGCCCGCGCCGCCCGACTTCGAACGGGTCGCGACGGCGGAGCTGCGAAGCGCCGCGGGCGACGTGGTGACGCTGGCGGTCGACGGATCCGACGCCGCCCGGTTCGACGCCGACGGCGAGTACCGCCTCGTCACGCTCCCCGCGAGCCCCCGGGCGGACCGCGAGTTCGCGTCGGTGTTGCGCGCGGCCGACGAGACGATGGCCGTCGTTCGGATCGAGGCGGGCAGCGACCTCGAGGGCGACGCCGTCGAGAGCGTCGCCGGCGCGGTCGTCGCCGTCGAGACCGCCGGCGGGGAGGTGGAACCGATCCCCCCGCGCGGACGGACGCTGTCCGCCGGCGAGACCCTCTATCTCGTCGCCCGACCCGAGGCGATCCGGGAGGTCGAACGACGGGCGAGCGCCCCTGAGGCGTAG
- a CDS encoding ubiquitin-like small modifier protein 1 produces MNWKLFADLAEAAGEPEPDVEAPDAATVGEALDALVDTYPALAARVLDEDGDLRGHVNFLRNGRDVREAEGLDTPVDDDDELALFPPVSGG; encoded by the coding sequence ATGAACTGGAAGCTGTTCGCCGATCTCGCCGAGGCGGCCGGCGAGCCGGAGCCGGACGTCGAGGCGCCCGACGCCGCCACGGTTGGGGAGGCGCTTGACGCGCTGGTGGACACCTACCCCGCGCTCGCTGCCCGGGTGCTCGACGAGGACGGCGACCTCCGTGGGCACGTCAACTTCCTCCGGAACGGTCGGGACGTCCGGGAGGCGGAGGGACTCGACACGCCGGTCGACGACGACGACGAGCTCGCGCTGTTCCCGCCGGTCAGCGGCGGGTGA